DNA sequence from the Ammoniphilus sp. CFH 90114 genome:
ATTCGGTGACAGATAATCCTTGCTCGTATCCCGGATAACAAACTCGACTCTGCTAGGATTATAGTTCCTTAAATGAACTTGGGTATCGAATTCGTATAACTGCGAGGCATCGTCTACCTTAAAGTAAGGCCATTCGTCTACCCAGACTACACCATCATCTTTTCCTGCATGTCCTTGCATAACGGACTTCACACTCGACTCTCTACGACCATTCATCGAGTTGACGACCATGAAGACTTCTGCTGCTTCCTGCAGCTTAAATTGAACCCATATGTTTCCATCTTTTACATAAGCCTTTGGATATCCCTCTAAAAAGTAAGGATCAACAAACCCTTCAATATCCACATGATCTGTACCCTGCGCTCTAATAATGAGCGAATAGGTCTTCGTCCCTGTTATCCCTCCAGAAAGCGTAGCTGTCAGATCAGCAAATTGGTCATTCCCTTGGCTTCTAGTGACAACCCCCTCTTGCGTAACAGACTCCGGTTTGTTAGATGTCCAGGAGATAGTCACGTTCGGGAAAGCTGCCAAGTTTGTCATCAAATTTAGATTCGAAATAATATTGTTTTTATCCTTATTGCTGCCTAAGAATGACGCTTCAATGGCTGCGAACACATCATTGGCATCAACAGGTCCTTGTGCAGGTCCGAATGGCGCACTTACAACTGAGCCTGCTACATGAATTTGATCGGCGATTGCTATTACTCGAATGTATTTTCCTGTATCCTGTGAAGTTAATTCGTAAGCAGAGCTGGTTGCGCCTTCAATGAAAGTATAAGGTCCACTTTCGCTCGGAGCTCTTAACCATCTATAGTTCAGCACGTCGTTCATTGCTGTTCCTTCGTAAATAACTGTCCCTGCTCTTAGGCTTAGAGCATCTGCAGAATCCCTGCTGATCTCTGCTATCCCTGTGATATAGGCCACTCCTGCTGGAACATATTGGATAGAGAAGCTTGTATCTGCATACTGAGGATGTGACAAGGTTACATTCATCTGCTGGATGCTCTCTGGATCGATCAAGTCTAGGCTATAGACGAAGCTGCCTGACTTATAATCAGCTGATAAATATTTGCCCAAATCCGGCACAAAGGAATAAGTGGCTTCTGTCACCGTATCATAGGTTGCACCAGTAACGGTTGCTGATAAGCCTGTTGCATCTGCTAACGGCAAACCGTCCTGCCCCTTTAAGGTAACAATAATATTAACTTTAGATCCTTGCAAAGGCTCACTCGCAATGATCTTCGTATCGCTATGATTCTTCTTTAGCAAGGATGGCTGAAGGGCTTGAATGTTTACCTTGCTGCTGTTTGAGATAATGGACTCAGGAATAGCAACGGATTGGTCTATCTTTTCCCCTTCGAATTTGGAAAGAGACACTGTCAGAGCAGGCCTCACCGCCTTCGTGACCGTCACCACAGCCTGGTCGGACTTCTTGCCGTCTACAGTGACAACCTCAATTGTTTTGGTCCCTTCTGCAACAGCAGTGACAAGGCCGTTTTGATCTATCGTGACCACATTCGTGCTGCCATCTGTCACCTTCCACGTTACGTTCTTATTCGTGGCATTATTCGGCTGAATTGCAGCTGTAAGTTGCTTTGTTGCCCCCACTTGCAGGGATATGCTCTTCTCCGAGATTGAGACGCCCGTTACAGAGACCGTCGTTTCGCCTCCACCATCGCCACCGCCACTTCCGCCGCTACTTCCGCTACTTCCCGATGGGGCTGGAGTAGAGGGCTGAAAAGCCTGATCATTAACTTTGACATTCGAGCTGTTAGCCCCAGTCACTTGGTTTACTTTAGCATTGCCTTTAATGCTGGTGTTGCCTTCAGCAACGAGTTGATTAATTTCCCCATTTACTGTGAGTTGAAGATCAGCAGATTGATTCACGACCTTATTAAATTTACCATCAAGAATGATTTCCTGACCCGCTACGACATTAGCCGGAATCTCGACGACTTCAAATCCTCCACCGGTAAGCTCCTTGGTGACCAATAACGCTCCTGTTTCCAATCGGGTGACGGATACCGAGGTGTTCCCCGTTGCAAGAACGCGAACCTTCCCATTATAGTGGTTGACGACAAGCGCTCCACTAACCGTAACACTATTAAAGATAATGGAATTTTGTCCTCCACCAAAAACAAAGACATCCCCATCAATCTTTACGTTATCTAGTGTAACTTCACCCGTTCCCACCCCTTGTGCGATGTAGAGATCCCCAGAAATGGACATATCCCTCAGAACTGCATCTCTGGTGTTCACTACAACATTTCCTGTTACATCCCTAGAAAATGTACCCGCCTTAGAGATGAGCTCCTGGCTAACATTGTTGAAGAGGGTGACCGCTTCTGCTCTAGTTAAAGGAGAACGCGGTTTAAAGCTTCCATCTTGCAAGCCAGTTAAGATCTTCTTGGCGGCAAGAGCGTGAACAGGACTCTTTGCCCAATTCGCGATCTCTGCTTCATCTTGAAAAGCGCTGACCGCCGTTCCTTTCCCTACCTTAAATGCCTTCGCCAACAAAACAGCAGCTTCCTGGCGGGTAATCGATTGGTTTGGAAGCAACTTTCCTTGTGCTCCCGTCATGATTCCTGCTTGGTTAAGCTTGAGCATGGCGTCCGCATACCACTGAGAAGAATCTAGATCAGTAAAGGAGTTTGTTCCTCTCTCCACGTACTTCATAATATTGTTGATCATAACAGAGAATTCAGCCCGCGTAACTGGATCGTTAGGTCTAAACTTCCCACCATGACCGCTCACCACACCAAATTCATTCCACTTCTGAATGGATGATTTAGCCCAGTGCAGTTGAGTGTCAACAAATCCTTCTGCAGTTTGCGCAGAAGCGGGTACAAGCTGGTTGGTTAACATAAGACAGAAAATAAGAAGAAGTGACACAATCTTTTTTAATGACCTAATCATGGGTTGCTCCTTTTCTTTTTTTTATTAACTAGTTTCCTTTCTAGTAAATCTTCTCCCCCTCCTACATGGAAAAATCTATTGTAATAGAGAATGAAAGACTCTCTGTCACAATCAAGCTGCCAACTTTAACTCTAATTTATAGAATATAGGTATATGGTATTAACTTCTATGTAACAGTTTGCAATTTTTTTGTGTTATATATCACAAACATTCGTTCCAATACTATAACCACAGACAAACTCCTATTAATATTTGTGGTAGATGCAAGATTGTGAGTGGAACTTGCAAGATTATGGATGGATCACCCTCTTATTTAAAAGGATTTCTCCCCACTTTATTGAAATCCTAATCATCCCCCAAATAGGAGGTCTGTTCTATGATAAAGAGGGAAAGAGAAGAACCCATCCGTATCAAAAAGTTGGAAGCTCTTCTCCGCTTACTCCTCCCCCATCACCCCAAGCGTCAGAGGGAGGAGGATGACCTCAGAAAATATCCGTCTGGTTATCACGGTGAGAAGGAATTAGACTATCATTCAAAGTCTTCAACTTCCAGGATGCCAAATTGATTCTTCCTTTACTGCCAGTCGGCTCCTCTCCTCTATAAACCTCCCTTATAAGGAAGCACCAAAGGAAGAATATATTCTTAGCCGGAACTCTGAGGTTGCAAGAAATACCGGTGAATTGAAAAAATTACTTAAAAAAAGAGGTGCCGCTAACTACTTCTAAAGTAGTTTTGCGACAGCCTCTTTTCATCTTTACGATGATTTCTTTAATTCTTCAGGAACTTCGGGATAGTAGATGGTTGCTGTACTTAATGGGGAAACAACGAATTCAGCAAACGTCACTAGGAAACTAGCAAGATAAGTATAAATAAAACTAATCACCATGCATCACCTCCCTTCAGTCGTTGATTTAAGCGATTGATTATGAAAACGCCTATCGGAGTAAGAAGAAAGGATTGAAACATGACCCCTGTAAGAAAGGATGGATGGATATAATACGCTAGTGGAATGCAGAGCCATACGAATAAAACGGCCATAACCTTCAGTTTTCTGTAAACCGATTCCGTTTTTCTTGGTTGATGGTCCTCTAATACGGGGGAATATCGAAGAATCCAGGTACAGGATATAAGGATCACGACCCACCAGAAGGCGACCGGAATCTCAATATACGACAGGACAGTAAAAAATAGACAGGTGAAAGCCGTACAGGCCCAATGTGAATGGAGATGCCTCCCCCCTGTGAGAAAGCGAAGAATGATAAAGGCTATGGAAAACCATAAGAGCGGAAGGTGTTGTAACGCGATACCAACCGCTCCTAGAATGGCAAAAGTAATCAGCATATTCGTCAGAGCTAGGATAGAAAATTGCAAAACTTGTATAGAAGATTCCGGAACCCTTTGATGAATGTGAGCAGCAATACGATAAGACCACTTTTCTATCATCCTGGCAGACTTCCCTTCTAAATAAGGTTAAACGATCATCTCTCTTTCTTGCACGACCGGGAGATACACGGAAAATACCGTTCCTCTCTCGTTGTCGCTATGGACTAGAATGCGGCCTTGGTTTTGTTCAACATATTGTTTCACGATCGTTAAACCAAGACCATCTGTCCCTTTTGTAGAGAATCCTTTTTCGAATACTTTATCCAATAATGAGCTTGAAATCGCAGGATACTGGTTCTTCACCTGGATAAGCACTTCATTCCCCATCTTCTTCGTTACCAACTCAACGGTACGCGAACTTCTACCGTCAACCGATAACACGGCATCCTTGGCATTATCCAATAGATTGCCAATGATATGAATGAGGTGAACGGAAGAGACAGAGGTCTCTTCTAAATGACTCTCGAGGACAGCCTTCAATTCCACTCCTTGCTCTCGGAATTGATTTCCTTTCGAAAACAAAATACTGGTCAGGATCGGGTTTCGGCACATATAAGAATTCACTGCTTGAAGCTCGCTGCCCATTTCTTTAATATAGTTCTTCGCCTCTTTATACTTATCGAGGTATAGAAGGCCATGGATGGTTTGAAGGTGATTCTGGAAGTCGTGCCGTTGTGTTCGAAGTTCCAGAAATAGATGAGTAATATTGGATTGAAGCAATTGAGAAGCCTGGTTCTCCCACTCTTGATTAATCGACTTCCTGACCACATGAACGTAATAAAAAGATAAAAATAAAAGAACAGCAGAAGATATTGAAATCATCGTAATCAAGGCTTGACCGTCTATAAAATTCCATCGTGCCAAGGAAACATTGAGAAAGGACAAAAGAAGCAATTGAGCAATCACGATGGTTAAGAAGATAATGTGATGCTTCACTTGGTTAGGCAAACCTAGCAATTCTATCGATGTAAACATCCGCACATTCATTCGATTCAATACGAAACAGATCCCTATAATAAGGAAGTTCTTCAGCCCAAACAACGCTTTATTGAATTCGGTAGAAAAAAAGACGTCAAGTGGAATGTTCAACATACCCAATATGTGCAAACCTATAATCTCAGAGAGTACGATAATGAAGTACGCTAGTAAAAAGTAAAGGATAGACATGAGCCAGGATAATTCTTTGAAAACCAATTTCGCTAAAATAATGAGAATCGGGAGTTGGATAAGCATGCGAAATACAGCATCCAATTCGTCAATATGCCACCAAAAATAGCATTGCAGCGCCCAGAGAACGGCAAAGATAAAAATTGACTTGAGGCGTTCAGTCAACTTCGTTCTCGTCGTAAACAGCCCCAAGCAAGCTAGGGCGAATGCCTCAGGTATTGAATACACAACTAAGGTTGTTAACGTCAAATGTATGTCCTCCATTCCGTGAGGGAATAAATTAGGGAATTTACCCTCTCTTAGTTGCCTCTTCCAAAATTTATTATTCGACAAGTCGACAAAAATCCCTTTTTTTTTACTAGACACAGGAACTGTAATTAACTTTCATCCTGAACCGGTACAGCCACGGCCTTGCTTGCATCAACAACATGATCTGGTAAGCTCACGCTATGGCTCAACAATGTCGTCCAAAGTATGTTAATTGAACGGACCTAGTTCCATCTTTGAGCTTCAAAAAGTTGAATACCATACTCCCTACAATAATAGCCTTGCGCCGAAAAGAAGCTAACAATTCTGCTGGACTAGATTAGCAGCTTCCAATCCATACCATGTTTAATTCTAATAGCTTGCTCTGCTCCCGCCCCCTTTTACACATCTCCCTAAAGCTGATGTGTCCACGTATGTAAAAAGACCTGAACCATATCCCAAAATGGATACGGACCAGGCCTTTCGTTTTGAACACCCTAACTTCTCATTAAATAAAATTCATACTCCCCTTCAACCGTGATAATCCATCCAAAGTTGACACCGCCGGAGTAAAAACCAATTTCATTCGGCTTCACTTTGATCTCACACTGTCTTGGTTCCTTCCCACTTTGAAAGAGCTTCCGTTCTTCATAAACTTTTTGCAGAAGGATGGTAATCACTGAAGTTTCATTTAA
Encoded proteins:
- a CDS encoding cyclic lactone autoinducer peptide, whose amino-acid sequence is MVISFIYTYLASFLVTFAEFVVSPLSTATIYYPEVPEELKKSS
- a CDS encoding accessory gene regulator ArgB-like protein, giving the protein MIEKWSYRIAAHIHQRVPESSIQVLQFSILALTNMLITFAILGAVGIALQHLPLLWFSIAFIILRFLTGGRHLHSHWACTAFTCLFFTVLSYIEIPVAFWWVVILISCTWILRYSPVLEDHQPRKTESVYRKLKVMAVLFVWLCIPLAYYIHPSFLTGVMFQSFLLTPIGVFIINRLNQRLKGGDAW
- a CDS encoding S-layer homology domain-containing protein: MIRSLKKIVSLLLIFCLMLTNQLVPASAQTAEGFVDTQLHWAKSSIQKWNEFGVVSGHGGKFRPNDPVTRAEFSVMINNIMKYVERGTNSFTDLDSSQWYADAMLKLNQAGIMTGAQGKLLPNQSITRQEAAVLLAKAFKVGKGTAVSAFQDEAEIANWAKSPVHALAAKKILTGLQDGSFKPRSPLTRAEAVTLFNNVSQELISKAGTFSRDVTGNVVVNTRDAVLRDMSISGDLYIAQGVGTGEVTLDNVKIDGDVFVFGGGQNSIIFNSVTVSGALVVNHYNGKVRVLATGNTSVSVTRLETGALLVTKELTGGGFEVVEIPANVVAGQEIILDGKFNKVVNQSADLQLTVNGEINQLVAEGNTSIKGNAKVNQVTGANSSNVKVNDQAFQPSTPAPSGSSGSSGGSGGGDGGGETTVSVTGVSISEKSISLQVGATKQLTAAIQPNNATNKNVTWKVTDGSTNVVTIDQNGLVTAVAEGTKTIEVVTVDGKKSDQAVVTVTKAVRPALTVSLSKFEGEKIDQSVAIPESIISNSSKVNIQALQPSLLKKNHSDTKIIASEPLQGSKVNIIVTLKGQDGLPLADATGLSATVTGATYDTVTEATYSFVPDLGKYLSADYKSGSFVYSLDLIDPESIQQMNVTLSHPQYADTSFSIQYVPAGVAYITGIAEISRDSADALSLRAGTVIYEGTAMNDVLNYRWLRAPSESGPYTFIEGATSSAYELTSQDTGKYIRVIAIADQIHVAGSVVSAPFGPAQGPVDANDVFAAIEASFLGSNKDKNNIISNLNLMTNLAAFPNVTISWTSNKPESVTQEGVVTRSQGNDQFADLTATLSGGITGTKTYSLIIRAQGTDHVDIEGFVDPYFLEGYPKAYVKDGNIWVQFKLQEAAEVFMVVNSMNGRRESSVKSVMQGHAGKDDGVVWVDEWPYFKVDDASQLYEFDTQVHLRNYNPSRVEFVIRDTSKDYLSPNVTTVVFDQETAEALDTHPPYIQGAFINKALDTIYMYYDENLDVDSVPSTTDFRLNVGTIENVALFNYEGSGHSDSYVKLGVSGIADGQQNNLSLSYTGTAIRDTSDARNPSGSLSSQGVNLSQTTIKSATISSDRKSMIVQLDGWNPRDNQVKTSELITVQVDGQGEYTPESVKYSYSTRSMGFTLLFDSALPAGKVTAKAKTTGIRNWAMDPYPDELVSGEAVAIPAPGTPVAAYSQSTGQLTLTFAQGFKFYSSNSAAGLVLKVDGVSYALRGFITQSHNNILTINLNETYTRHVKQAADAGSSLEIMYEKVNGDDRHQLSDTAGALLPDFDYLTVTKQ
- a CDS encoding sensor histidine kinase, producing MTLTTLVVYSIPEAFALACLGLFTTRTKLTERLKSIFIFAVLWALQCYFWWHIDELDAVFRMLIQLPILIILAKLVFKELSWLMSILYFLLAYFIIVLSEIIGLHILGMLNIPLDVFFSTEFNKALFGLKNFLIIGICFVLNRMNVRMFTSIELLGLPNQVKHHIIFLTIVIAQLLLLSFLNVSLARWNFIDGQALITMISISSAVLLFLSFYYVHVVRKSINQEWENQASQLLQSNITHLFLELRTQRHDFQNHLQTIHGLLYLDKYKEAKNYIKEMGSELQAVNSYMCRNPILTSILFSKGNQFREQGVELKAVLESHLEETSVSSVHLIHIIGNLLDNAKDAVLSVDGRSSRTVELVTKKMGNEVLIQVKNQYPAISSSLLDKVFEKGFSTKGTDGLGLTIVKQYVEQNQGRILVHSDNERGTVFSVYLPVVQEREMIV